Within the Thermoanaerobaculia bacterium genome, the region TCGCGACGGCGAGAACGGCCGCGGCGGCGGCGAGGAGGGGGGCTTCCCAGAGCATCCACCGGGAGCCGCCGAGGGCCCCCGAGAGCAGGCCGCCGAAAAGGAGCAGGAGCCCGAGGTTTCCCCAGACCGGCTCGAAGTGCGCCTTGAAGCGCTTTCGCGCCGTGAAGGCCGCCGCGGCGAGGAAGAGAAGGCCGCACGCGAGCGCGTTCGCGCGCACGGCCGCGGTGCGGCTGCCGAGGAAGACGGCCAGAGGATCGCGGACGGCGATCCCGCGCCAGGCGGCGAACGCCGAGAGCGCGAGCGACAGCGTCGCCGCGGAGTCGAAGCGGTAGGCGGCGGCGAGCGCCACGAGGGAGAAGAGGAGCAGGTGGTAGGGCCAGTCGGTTCCGAGCGCGCGGAACTGCGTCTCGACATAGGCGAGGTCCGAGCCGAACAGGAGCACGCCGAGCACGAGCACGTAATCGAAAGCGAGCGTCGGCGGGGGGACCGCGCCCCGCGAGAACGGCCGCGCCCGACGCAGCACGTAGAGGAACGCACCGGCCGCGGCGAGCGTCAGGACGGCGGTGATCGCGAGCGGCCCGATCTGGCGGTAGTGCCGGCGCACGAACTCCGCCGCGCCCGCGGCGACGAGCGTCACCCCGGCGTAGAGCAGGACGCGGAGCTCGGCGCGGAGCGAAAGAAGCTCGCCGCGCGCGATCCGGGAGAGACGCGGGACCGCCTCCGCGGGGAGCACCCCTTCTTCGGCGAGCCGATCGACGGCCTGGGCGACTTCCGGGTTCAAGTACGGGGAGGATACATCCAAGGGTAAAGCCCGGACCGTGCCGCGCGCGCGTCCGGTCGCCGCGCTAGCCGAGGGCGATCCGGAGCGCCTCCCCGAGGACCCGCGCGGTCTTCCGGATCTCGGCGTCCGTGTGCGCCGTCGAGAAGAACATCGCCTCGTACTGGGCGGGCGCGAGGAAGACGCCGCGATCCAGCGCCGCGTGGAAGAAGCGCGCGTGGGCCGCGGTGTCGGAGCGGCGCGCCTGCGCGAAATTCGTCACGGGGCCCGGGGTGAAGAAGAGCGTTCCCATCGAGCCGACGCGGTTCCAGCAGACCTTCCCCGTCGCTCCCGCCGCCTCGATCTCCGCCCGCATCCGACGCTCGAACTCGGCCGCCTTCCCCTCGAGCGCGGCGTACGGCGGATCTGCCGTCAGTGCGTCGACCATCGCGATCCCGGCGCTCATCGCGAGCGGGTTCCCGGAGAGCGTCCCCGCCTGGTAGACGGGGCCGTCGGGGGAGATCATCGCCATGAGATCGGCGCGCCCGCCGTACGCGCCGACCGGGAGGCCGGCGCCGATGATCTTGCCCAGGCACGTGAGGTCCGGGCGGATTCCGTAGAGCTCTTGCGCTCCGCCGAGGGCGACCCGGAATCCGGTGATCACCTCGTCGAAGATGAGGAGCGCGCCGTGCTGGCGCGTGATCTCCCGGGCGGCCGCGAGGTAGCCGGCCTTCGGCGGCACGACTCCCATGTTCGCGGCGACGGGTTCCACGATGAAGGCCGCGATCTCGCCGGGATGCGCGCGGAAAGCGGCCTCGAGCGCGTCGGCGTCGTTGTACGGAATCACGAGCGTCTTTTCCGCGACCGCCGCGGGGACCCCGGGGCTTCCCGCGATCGAGAGGGTCGCGGCGCCGCTTCCCGCCGCGACGAGGAAGGAGTCGGCATGCCCGTGGTACCCCCCTTCGGTCTTGACGATCCCGTCGCGTTTCGTCGCCCCGCGCGCCAGGCGGATCGCGCTCATCGCGGCCTCGGTGCCCGACGAGACGAACCGCAGCTTCTCCATCGATGGAAACGCCTTCCGCACCCGGCGGGCGAGCATCACCTCGAGCTCCGTCGGCGCGCCGAACGAGGTGCCGCGCTCGGCGGCGGATCGGATCGCCCGCACGACCGCCCCCGGCGCGTGGCCCAGGAGCAGCGGGCCGTACGACATGACGTAATCGAGGTAGACGTTGCCGTCGGCGTCGCGGAGCTTCGAGCCGGAGCCGCGGCGGACGAAGAACGGGTCGCCGCCGACGGCCGCGAAGGAGCGGACCGGCGAGTCGACCCCCCCGGGCAGGAGCGTCTTCGCCTCCGCGAAGATCGCCCGGGAGTGCGCGGTCTTCCGCGCGGGACGCAGGGGAGCGCGGCGCTTCTTCGCGGTCACGCGAGGAACGTGCCGTCGGCGAGCCATGCCGCGGCTTCCTTCGCGTGATAGGTGAGGATCCAGTCGGCGCCCGCGCGGGCGATCGACGTGAGGATCTCGCACGTCACGCGCTTCTCGTCGATCCAGCCGTTGCGGCCCGCCGCCTTCACCATCGCGTATTCGCCGGAGACGTTGTACGCGGCGATCGGGCAGTCGAAGCGCGCCCGGGCCTTCGCGATCGTGTCGAGGTACGACAGGGCGGGCTTGACCATCACCGCGTCCGCGCCTTCCTGCAGGTCGAGCTCGATCTCGCGCATCGCCTCGCGCGAGTTCGCCGCGTCCATCTGGTACCCGCGGCGATCGCCGAACTTCGGGGCGGAGTCCGCCGCCTCCCGGAACGGGCCGTAGAACGCCGAGGCGGTCTTGGCCGAGTAGGCGAGGATCGCGCGCTCCGCGAACCGGTGCTCGTCGAGCGCATCGCGGATCGCCGCGACGCGCCCGTCCATCATGTCCGACGGAGCGAGCACGTCGGCGCCGGCGCGGGCGTGCGACAGGGCGGCTTTCGCCAGCAGCGGGAGCGTCGCGTCGTTGTCCACCTCGCCGTTCCGGATGACGCCGCAATGGCCGTGCGACGTGTATTCGTCGAGGCAGACGTCGGTCATCACGATGAGCTCCGGAAGCTCTTTCTTGAGAAGCCGCACGGCCTGCGGGACGGCGGCCTCGTCGTCCCACGCCTCGGTCCCTTCCTCGTCCTTCCGCTCGGGGATCCCGAACAGGATCACGGCGGGAATGCGGAGCTTCAGGAACGACTCGGCGTCGCGGAGCGCCGTGTCGGGGGAGGTCCGGAAGACGCCCGGGAGCGACGAGATCTCCTCGCGGACGTTCGTTCCCCTGCGGACGAAGAGGGGGGCGATGAACTGGGAGGGGGAGACGCGGGTCTCGCGCGCCATCGCGCGAAGACCCGCGGTGCGGCGCAGCCGCCGCATCCGGACGATCGGAAAACCGGGCGAATCCATGGGCGAAATCTACCATCTGTGCGAGACTTTCTCTGATGCGTTTGCGTCGGGTGGTGCTCCGCCGCCTCGAAATGCCGCTCCGCTTCCGTTTCCGGACCTCCTTCGGGGAGACGGCCGTGAAGCGGTTCCTCCTCGTCGAGGCGGACGCCGGGGATTTCTCGGGGTGGGGGGAATGCGTCGCCGACGACGCGCCGCTCTATTCCGAGGAGACGAACGCGTCGGCGGGGCACGTCCTGCGCGAGTTCCTCGTCCCGGCGGTCCTCGGACGCGCGCTTTCCGGTCCGGAAGCGTTCCCGGCGCTCGTCGCGCCGATCCGCGGCAACCGCATGGCCAAGGCGGCGCTCGAGGGGGCGTTGTGGGACGCCGCGGCGCGCGAGAAGGGAGTCCCCCTCGCGCGGCTCATCGGGGGCGTGCGCGAGCGCGTGCCGGTCGGCGTCTCGCTCGGCCTGCAGCCCTCCGTCGAAGGGCTCCTCGACCTCGTGGGCCGGCACGTCGCGGAGGGATACCGCCGGATCAAGATCAAGATCGAGCCGGGGCGCGACGCCGCGCTCGTCGCCGCCGTCCGGGAGCGCTTTCCGGAGATCGACCTCACCGTGGACGCCAACGCCGCGTACACGCCGGCCGACGCTCCGGCGCTGCGGATCCTCGATGGTTTCCGTCTCGACTACGTCGAGCAGCCGCTTTCGCACGAAGACCTCTGGGAGCATGCGCGTCTCGCCCGCGAGCTCGCGACCCCGATCTGCCTCGACGAATCGATCCGGTCGGCCGCCGACGCCGGCGTCGCGGCGGCGATCGGGGCGGCCCGGGTCGTCAACGTGAAGATCGGCCGGGTCGGCGGCCTCGGCGAAGCCCGCCGCGTCCACGACGTCTGCGCGGCGGCGGGGATCCCGGTCTGGTGCGGCGGCATGCTCGAATCGGGGGTGGGACGCGCGGCGAACGTCCACCTCGCGACTCTGCCGAACTTCACGAAGCCCGGAGACACGTCATCCGCATCGCGATATTTCGAGGAGGACGTCGTCGAGCCGGGGCTCGAGGCGAAGGACGGAGAGATGCCGGTCCCGGGCGGGCCGGGCATCGGGGTCGAGGTCGTTCGGGAGCGCGTCGAACGCTGGACGGTCGCGCGGGAGGAATTCTCCGCGTGACGCTCGACGCCGACCTTCGCTGGCTGGTCGAGCACGAGAGCCCGTCCGACGACGCCGGGCGCGTTTCCGATCTCGCGAGAAGGATCGTCATGCGGCTGGCGCGCTCGGGAGCTTCCGCGCGGTGGATCCCCTGCCCGGGCGCCGGCGACGCCGTCCGGGCGACGCTCGGGGCGGGGGAGTCCGGGGGCACGCTTCTCCTCGGCCATCTCGACACGGTCTGGCCGGTCGGAACGCTCCGGGAGCGCCCCTTCCGAATCGAGAACGGCCGCGCGACGGGCCCGGGAGCGTTCGACATGAAGGCGGGTATCGCCGTCGCGCTGACACTCTTCGACGGGTTCGGCGCCGCGCCCCGGGGGCCGCGACTGTCCCTCTTCCTCGCGCCCGACGAGGAGACGGGGAGCGCGGCTTCCCGCGACGCGCTCGTGGCGTTTGCCCGGGAGCACGATCGCGTCCTCGTGCTCGAACCGTCGCACGGCGGCGGGGCGGCGAAGGTCGCGCGCAAGGGGACCGGGCTCGTCGAGGCCGTTTTCCGCGGCCGGGCGGCCCACGCGGGACTCGAGCCGGAGAAGGGCTCCTCCGCGCTCCTCGAGATGGCTCGGTTCGCGCTTTTCCTCGAGTCGGTCGCCGATCGCGCGGCGGGCACGACGGTCACGCCGACGGTCGCGGCGGCGGGGGGAAAGACCAACGTCGTCCCCGATTCGGCGCGCCTCCTCATCGACGCGCGGGTCTGGACCGCCGCGGAGGAGAGGCGTCTTCGCGCGGCGCTCGAGGCGTACCGGCCCGCCGATCCCGGCGTCGCCGTCTCGGTCGACGCGCGCTTCGACCGCCCTCCGATGGAGGAGACGCCCGCCTCGCGCGCGCTCTACGACCGGATGCGCGCGATCGCGCGCGATCTCGGAAAGGACCTCGGCGCCGAGCGCGTCGGAGGGGCCTCCGACGGCAATCTCACCGCCGCCGCCGGCGTGCCGACTCTCGACGGGCTCGGGCCCGCCGGAGGGGGCGCGCACTCGCAAGAAGAGTGGGTGGATCTCGACGACCTCGAGTTCCGGGCGGCGCTCCTCGCCCGCTTCCTGGACGATGCCGCGTGACCGCGATCCGGATCCGGGAGCTCGCGAAACCGTCGGAATTCGCCCTCGCCCAGCGGGTCGCGAAAGCCGCGTGGCGGCTTCCGGACCTCGAGGCGCCCTCCGTCGCGGACCTGATCGCGATCACGCATGCCGGAGGTCTGACGGCGGGCGCGTTTTCGGGAAGCGACCTTCTCGGGTTCGTCCACGGCTTTCCGCGCGAGGTCGACCGCCGGCGCGCCCAGCATTCGCACCTTCTCGCGGTCCGTCCGGACGTCCAGGGGCTCGGCCTGTCGAAGCGGCTCAAGCTCTTCCAGCGCCGGTGGTGCCTCGACCGCGGGATCGGGCTGGTCGTGTGGACGTACGATCCGCTCCTCGTCAAGAACGCCCGGCTGAACCTCGTGCGCCTCCGCGCCCGCGCTCGCCGGTACCTGCGCGACTTCTACGGCCCGATCGGCGGGATCTACGCGGATCTCCCGACCGACCGGTTCGAGGTCTTCTGGGAGCTCGAGTCGGCCGACGTCCGGCGGGTCGCCGCCGGCCAGCCGCTGCCGGAGCCGGCCCTCGAGAGCGCCGAGCCGTTCGTGCTCGGACGGCCCCGGCCGGGCCGGCGGGTCTCGGTCGAGATTCCGACCGGCGCTCCCCGCCTCTACCGGCAGGATCCGGCCGCCGCGCGGCGCGCCCGGTTCGCGCTTCGGCGCCGGGCGGAGAAACTGATGGCACTCGGCTACGAGGCCACGGCGCTCCGGCTCGACGGCGGCCGCGCGTTCTATTTCTTCGAGCGCTGAAGGATCTTGATCAGAGTTGCGGAGAGCGAGTCGAACGAGGCGTCAGGGACCGAGACCGTCTTCTTCACGCCGAGACGCTTGAGCTCCCCGGCCGTGCTCGCGCCGAGCACGGCCGCCGGCACCGAGCCGAGCGCCTTGCGCTCGGCGGGGGACCGTCCGTCGAAGAGCCAGCGGGCCGCCGCCGCCGACGTGCACGCGAACGCGGAGAACGCGCGGGCGGCGATCGGCTCGGCGAGGTCGGCCGGGAACCGCAGTTTCACCTTGCGATAGACGACCGGGGCGAACACGGTCGCGCCGCGCCGTTTCAGGTTCTCGACGAGCGAGAGGTCGGCGTCGTCGCCGTGCGGCCAGAAGACGTACTCTCCGGCGAGCGACTCGGGAAGCTCGGCGAGCAGCGACGACGCGGAGGCGTCCTCCGGCGCGTCGGCGGCCAGCCCCATCTTCCCGAGGGCCGCGCGCGTCGAGGCGCCGACCGCGTAATACCGCGCCGTCGCGGGAAACGTCGCACCCCCGCGGCGGAAGATGTCGACGGCGTTGCGGCTCGTGAAGATCACGCGGTCGACCCGATGTCCCGCCGGGAATGCCTGGGAGGTGATCTCGATCTTGTGGCTCGGGACGGCGCGAAGGCCGAAACCGCGCGCTTCGAACTCCTCCTCGTACGCGAACGGCTTCCCGCCGGAATAGACGACGAGCGCCGACCGGCGGACGCGCGTCATGCGGAGACCCGCGCCGCGGCGACGATTGCGGCGGCCCCCCGTTCGATCAGCGCGGCGGCGACTGCGGCACCGAGCCGCTCCGGCTCGGATGCCGGGCCCTCGCGGTCGACGCGGATCACCGTCGTCCCGTCCAGCGACATCACCGCGGCCGCGACCGACAGGACCCCCCCGGCCATCGCGGCGTGCGCGGCGACCGGCGCGCGGCAGCCCCCCTCGAGCTCGCGGAGGATGCGGCGCTCGCAGACGACGGCCGACCGCGTCGGCGCGTGATCGAGCGCGCGAACGGGCTCGGCCGCGTCGTCCTCGCGGGTGACGATCGCGAGCGCCCCCTGCGCGACGGCGGGGATCATCTCCGAGACCTCGAGCACCTGCGTGGCCTCCGATTCGCGCCCGAGCCGGCGCAGCCCCGCTCGCGCCAGGAGAATCGCGTCCCACGCGCCTTCGCGGAGCCTGCGGATCCGCGTGTCCACGTTGCCTCGCGCCTCGACGCAGGAGAGGTCGGGGCGGAGCGCCTTGAGCTGTCCGGCGCGCCGCGGGCTGCCGGTTCCGACGACCGCCCCCCGGCGCAGGCCGGCGAGCGGCGCTCCGTCGCGGGTGATCAGCACGTCGCGCGGGTCCTCCCTCTCCGGGACCGCGGCGATCTCGAGACCGTCCGGCAGCTCCGAGGGGAGGTCCTTCATGCTGTGTACGGCCAGGTCGATCCGGCCGTCGAACAGCGCCTCGTCGAGCTCCTTCGTGAAGATCCCCTTTCCTTCGATCGGCTGGTGCAGCTCCGAGAGCCGGTCACCGGTCGTCCTGATCTCGACCATCTCAACCTCGGCGCCCCGGGCGCGCAGCCAGCCGGCGACGATCCCGGACTGCGTCTTCGCGAGCGCCGATCCGCGGGTCCCGAGCCGAAGCTTCACTCCGCGTCGTCCTCCAGCCCGAAGACGTGGCGGATCGCTTCGGCGCGCTCGACGCGGCGCACCGGGTCCGATTCCTCCTTCAGGGCCGTCGTCGGATGCCGCAGGAGCGAGCGTACCATCGACTGGGCCAGCAGCCGGATCTTCTCACGATCCTCCGCAGGCACGCGGTCGAATCGCGAGAGCTGGCGGTCGAATTCCTCCTCGCGCACATGCTCGAAACGGCGCCGCAGCGACGTGACGGTCGGCACGACGGCGAGCGACCCGTACCAGGAGAGGAAGTCGGACATCTCCTCCTCGACGATCCCTTCGGCGCGCGGAATGTCCTTCTCGCGGCCGGCGAGGTTGCGCGCGGCCATCTCCTTCAGGTCGTCGACGGCGTAGAGGAACGCGTTCTCGACCGATGCGACGTCCTCGCCGATGTTGCGCGGCACGCCGAGGTCGAGGAAGAGGACCGGCCGGCCTCGCCGCGCCGAGAGCGCGGCCGACGCCTCGGCCGCGCCGAAGAGCGGGCGAGGGCTCGCCGTCGCGCACACGACGACGTCCGCGTGCGGAAGGCGGGCTCCGAGCTCTTCCCAGCGGCGCGGCGTGCCGCCGCGGGCCGTCAGCGCCTGCGCCCGGTCGAACGTCCGGTTCACGACATC harbors:
- the hemL gene encoding glutamate-1-semialdehyde 2,1-aminomutase, whose translation is MARRRHVPRVTAKKRRAPLRPARKTAHSRAIFAEAKTLLPGGVDSPVRSFAAVGGDPFFVRRGSGSKLRDADGNVYLDYVMSYGPLLLGHAPGAVVRAIRSAAERGTSFGAPTELEVMLARRVRKAFPSMEKLRFVSSGTEAAMSAIRLARGATKRDGIVKTEGGYHGHADSFLVAAGSGAATLSIAGSPGVPAAVAEKTLVIPYNDADALEAAFRAHPGEIAAFIVEPVAANMGVVPPKAGYLAAAREITRQHGALLIFDEVITGFRVALGGAQELYGIRPDLTCLGKIIGAGLPVGAYGGRADLMAMISPDGPVYQAGTLSGNPLAMSAGIAMVDALTADPPYAALEGKAAEFERRMRAEIEAAGATGKVCWNRVGSMGTLFFTPGPVTNFAQARRSDTAAHARFFHAALDRGVFLAPAQYEAMFFSTAHTDAEIRKTARVLGEALRIALG
- a CDS encoding DUF2157 domain-containing protein, translating into MDVSSPYLNPEVAQAVDRLAEEGVLPAEAVPRLSRIARGELLSLRAELRVLLYAGVTLVAAGAAEFVRRHYRQIGPLAITAVLTLAAAGAFLYVLRRARPFSRGAVPPPTLAFDYVLVLGVLLFGSDLAYVETQFRALGTDWPYHLLLFSLVALAAAYRFDSAATLSLALSAFAAWRGIAVRDPLAVFLGSRTAAVRANALACGLLFLAAAAFTARKRFKAHFEPVWGNLGLLLLFGGLLSGALGGSRWMLWEAPLLAAAAAVLAVAIRGARELYAAAAILAGYLGAMRIILHPIRGDAALFTIVAISASAVLLLLLRLHRILKARRAA
- the hemA gene encoding glutamyl-tRNA reductase → MESALVLVGWDFRRTPLSVRERLAFTPDGIRDALGDITRRGVLSEGVIVSTCNRSEIYGVGTSADVEEAVTEFVAGFHRLPKPDILGSRYGLSGPDAVRHLFRVAAGLESLVLGEDQILAQVREALRVASAAGATRSVLHRLFQQACAAGKRVRSETGVGTRATSIPGVALELARKVYEDIDKRSFLIVGAGDIAAIFYDLLISRGARSIDVVNRTFDRAQALTARGGTPRRWEELGARLPHADVVVCATASPRPLFGAAEASAALSARRGRPVLFLDLGVPRNIGEDVASVENAFLYAVDDLKEMAARNLAGREKDIPRAEGIVEEEMSDFLSWYGSLAVVPTVTSLRRRFEHVREEEFDRQLSRFDRVPAEDREKIRLLAQSMVRSLLRHPTTALKEESDPVRRVERAEAIRHVFGLEDDAE
- the hemC gene encoding hydroxymethylbilane synthase is translated as MKLRLGTRGSALAKTQSGIVAGWLRARGAEVEMVEIRTTGDRLSELHQPIEGKGIFTKELDEALFDGRIDLAVHSMKDLPSELPDGLEIAAVPEREDPRDVLITRDGAPLAGLRRGAVVGTGSPRRAGQLKALRPDLSCVEARGNVDTRIRRLREGAWDAILLARAGLRRLGRESEATQVLEVSEMIPAVAQGALAIVTREDDAAEPVRALDHAPTRSAVVCERRILRELEGGCRAPVAAHAAMAGGVLSVAAAVMSLDGTTVIRVDREGPASEPERLGAAVAAALIERGAAAIVAAARVSA
- a CDS encoding M20 family metallopeptidase — translated: MTLDADLRWLVEHESPSDDAGRVSDLARRIVMRLARSGASARWIPCPGAGDAVRATLGAGESGGTLLLGHLDTVWPVGTLRERPFRIENGRATGPGAFDMKAGIAVALTLFDGFGAAPRGPRLSLFLAPDEETGSAASRDALVAFAREHDRVLVLEPSHGGGAAKVARKGTGLVEAVFRGRAAHAGLEPEKGSSALLEMARFALFLESVADRAAGTTVTPTVAAAGGKTNVVPDSARLLIDARVWTAAEERRLRAALEAYRPADPGVAVSVDARFDRPPMEETPASRALYDRMRAIARDLGKDLGAERVGGASDGNLTAAAGVPTLDGLGPAGGGAHSQEEWVDLDDLEFRAALLARFLDDAA
- a CDS encoding GNAT family N-acetyltransferase, producing the protein MTAIRIRELAKPSEFALAQRVAKAAWRLPDLEAPSVADLIAITHAGGLTAGAFSGSDLLGFVHGFPREVDRRRAQHSHLLAVRPDVQGLGLSKRLKLFQRRWCLDRGIGLVVWTYDPLLVKNARLNLVRLRARARRYLRDFYGPIGGIYADLPTDRFEVFWELESADVRRVAAGQPLPEPALESAEPFVLGRPRPGRRVSVEIPTGAPRLYRQDPAAARRARFALRRRAEKLMALGYEATALRLDGGRAFYFFER
- the hemB gene encoding porphobilinogen synthase; this translates as MDSPGFPIVRMRRLRRTAGLRAMARETRVSPSQFIAPLFVRRGTNVREEISSLPGVFRTSPDTALRDAESFLKLRIPAVILFGIPERKDEEGTEAWDDEAAVPQAVRLLKKELPELIVMTDVCLDEYTSHGHCGVIRNGEVDNDATLPLLAKAALSHARAGADVLAPSDMMDGRVAAIRDALDEHRFAERAILAYSAKTASAFYGPFREAADSAPKFGDRRGYQMDAANSREAMREIELDLQEGADAVMVKPALSYLDTIAKARARFDCPIAAYNVSGEYAMVKAAGRNGWIDEKRVTCEILTSIARAGADWILTYHAKEAAAWLADGTFLA
- the menC gene encoding o-succinylbenzoate synthase; translation: MRLRRVVLRRLEMPLRFRFRTSFGETAVKRFLLVEADAGDFSGWGECVADDAPLYSEETNASAGHVLREFLVPAVLGRALSGPEAFPALVAPIRGNRMAKAALEGALWDAAAREKGVPLARLIGGVRERVPVGVSLGLQPSVEGLLDLVGRHVAEGYRRIKIKIEPGRDAALVAAVRERFPEIDLTVDANAAYTPADAPALRILDGFRLDYVEQPLSHEDLWEHARLARELATPICLDESIRSAADAGVAAAIGAARVVNVKIGRVGGLGEARRVHDVCAAAGIPVWCGGMLESGVGRAANVHLATLPNFTKPGDTSSASRYFEEDVVEPGLEAKDGEMPVPGGPGIGVEVVRERVERWTVAREEFSA
- a CDS encoding uroporphyrinogen-III synthase, coding for MTRVRRSALVVYSGGKPFAYEEEFEARGFGLRAVPSHKIEITSQAFPAGHRVDRVIFTSRNAVDIFRRGGATFPATARYYAVGASTRAALGKMGLAADAPEDASASSLLAELPESLAGEYVFWPHGDDADLSLVENLKRRGATVFAPVVYRKVKLRFPADLAEPIAARAFSAFACTSAAAARWLFDGRSPAERKALGSVPAAVLGASTAGELKRLGVKKTVSVPDASFDSLSATLIKILQRSKK